The following are encoded in a window of Lacinutrix sp. WUR7 genomic DNA:
- a CDS encoding helicase HerA-like domain-containing protein, protein MSRQDDFFKHIEEGNKTKGDFITLGSAMLDGKTIKDAFVKIPLKTMNRHGLIAGATGTGKTKTLQVLAENLSEKGIPVLLMDIKGDLSGLAQPSPGHAKIDERHAKIGLPFEAKGFPVEIMSLSEQEGVRLRATVSEFGPVLLSRILDLTDTQSGVVAVIFKYCDDNKLPLLDLKDFKKILQYATKEGKEEFSDAYGRISSASTGAILRKVVEIEQQGGELFFGEKSFDVEDLVRTTRDGKGYINIIRLTDIQDKPKLFSTFMLSLLAEIYETFPEQGDADKPELIMFIDEAHLIFNEASKALLNQIESIVKLIRSKGIGLYFVTQNPTDVPEGVLSQLGLKIQHALRAFTAKDRKAIKLAAQNYPDTEYYDTAEILTSLGIGEALVSALDEKGRPTPLAATMMRAPMSRMDVLTETELNNLLDDSKLVMKYNETIDRESAYEMLHKKIEKAEALQIKEDAREAKEKEQKKATRSSSSRSSTRMNPIVKVLTSATFIRSVFGILKKVL, encoded by the coding sequence ATGAGCAGACAGGATGATTTTTTTAAACATATAGAAGAAGGGAACAAAACCAAAGGAGATTTTATCACTTTAGGTTCGGCAATGTTAGACGGAAAAACTATTAAAGATGCCTTTGTAAAGATACCTTTAAAAACCATGAACAGACATGGTTTAATTGCTGGTGCGACAGGAACAGGTAAAACCAAAACATTACAGGTTTTAGCCGAAAACTTAAGCGAAAAAGGAATTCCTGTTTTACTTATGGATATTAAAGGGGATTTAAGTGGTTTAGCACAACCAAGTCCTGGACATGCTAAAATAGACGAACGTCATGCAAAAATAGGCTTACCATTTGAAGCCAAGGGATTTCCTGTAGAAATCATGTCATTATCGGAACAAGAAGGTGTTCGTTTACGAGCTACTGTTAGTGAATTTGGGCCTGTTCTACTATCTAGAATTTTAGACCTAACAGATACACAATCTGGTGTAGTTGCTGTTATTTTTAAATATTGTGATGATAACAAATTACCTTTATTAGACTTAAAAGATTTTAAAAAAATATTACAATACGCTACCAAAGAAGGAAAGGAAGAATTCTCGGATGCTTATGGTCGAATTTCTTCTGCATCAACAGGAGCCATTTTACGTAAAGTGGTAGAAATAGAGCAACAAGGTGGAGAGCTTTTCTTTGGTGAAAAAAGTTTTGATGTGGAAGATTTAGTCCGTACCACAAGAGACGGAAAAGGCTATATCAATATTATTAGATTAACAGATATTCAAGATAAGCCTAAATTATTCTCTACATTTATGTTAAGTTTATTAGCGGAAATTTATGAAACTTTTCCAGAACAAGGAGATGCTGACAAGCCAGAACTAATTATGTTTATTGACGAAGCGCATCTTATCTTTAATGAAGCTTCTAAAGCCTTATTGAATCAAATTGAAAGCATCGTAAAATTAATACGTAGTAAAGGAATTGGTTTATACTTTGTAACCCAAAATCCAACCGATGTTCCAGAAGGTGTATTAAGTCAGTTAGGTTTAAAAATACAACATGCTTTGCGTGCTTTTACAGCAAAAGACAGGAAAGCAATCAAACTTGCAGCGCAAAACTATCCAGATACCGAATATTATGATACCGCTGAAATTTTAACTTCTTTAGGAATTGGAGAAGCTTTAGTTTCTGCTTTAGACGAAAAAGGAAGACCAACTCCGCTTGCTGCAACTATGATGCGAGCACCAATGAGTAGAATGGATGTACTAACAGAAACAGAACTAAACAATCTATTAGACGACTCTAAATTGGTTATGAAATATAACGAAACCATTGATAGAGAATCTGCCTATGAAATGTTGCATAAAAAAATTGAAAAAGCCGAAGCTTTACAAATTAAAGAAGACGCTAGAGAAGCCAAAGAAAAAGAACAAAAAAAAGCGACACGTTCTAGCTCTAGTAGAAGCAGTACAAGAATGAATCCGATTGTAAAAGTACTTACAAGCGCAACTTTTATACGTTCTGTTTTCGGAATTCTAAAAAAAGTATTGTAG
- a CDS encoding YitT family protein, with translation MNPLFGKLLVDIAKQRLKAKHAPIPYTEKEITPVIDNIKVEFSHAIKEYLFIIIGVFSAGFGLKGFLLPNHFIDGGATGISLLLQNITSLSLGVLLLLVNLPFLILATQTIGKKFAIKSVIAIAFLALVVHFVNYPTITEDKLLIAVFGGFFLGLGIGLAMRGGSVIDGTEVLAIYLSRKMSITVGDVLLLINIVIFSFGAYVLSIETALYAILTYLSAAKTVDFVVDGVEEYLGITIISEKHEEIRIMVTEKLRRACTIYAGKGGFGVNGKNYDKDIIYTVMTRLELAKLYTEIDKIDKKAFVTIGIVKDLKGGMIKRKPLK, from the coding sequence ATGAATCCATTATTTGGTAAACTATTAGTAGATATAGCTAAGCAAAGGCTTAAAGCGAAACACGCCCCTATTCCATATACCGAAAAAGAAATAACTCCAGTAATTGACAATATTAAAGTAGAGTTTTCACACGCTATAAAAGAATACCTATTTATTATAATTGGTGTTTTCTCTGCTGGATTTGGCTTAAAAGGTTTTCTATTACCAAATCATTTTATAGATGGTGGCGCAACAGGTATTTCTTTACTCCTTCAAAATATAACCTCGTTATCTCTTGGTGTTTTATTGCTATTAGTGAATCTCCCTTTCCTTATACTAGCAACCCAAACAATAGGTAAAAAATTCGCCATTAAAAGTGTCATTGCCATTGCCTTTTTAGCCTTAGTAGTGCACTTTGTAAATTACCCAACAATCACAGAAGACAAACTACTAATAGCCGTGTTTGGTGGATTCTTTTTAGGTTTAGGAATTGGTTTAGCCATGCGTGGCGGCAGTGTTATAGATGGCACAGAAGTTTTAGCCATATACTTGAGTAGAAAAATGTCGATCACCGTTGGAGATGTCTTATTACTTATAAATATTGTTATTTTTTCTTTTGGCGCTTATGTATTATCCATTGAAACAGCACTTTATGCGATACTAACGTATTTGTCGGCAGCTAAAACCGTAGATTTTGTAGTAGATGGCGTTGAAGAGTATCTAGGTATCACTATTATTTCTGAAAAACACGAGGAAATTAGAATCATGGTTACCGAAAAATTACGCAGAGCTTGCACAATATATGCAGGAAAAGGTGGTTTTGGTGTAAACGGAAAAAATTACGACAAAGACATTATTTACACAGTAATGACTAGGTTAGAACTTGCAAAACTATATACTGAAATTGACAAAATAGACAAAAAAGCCTTTGTCACTATTGGTATAGTAAAAGATTTAAAAGGAGGAATGATTAAACGTAAGCCTTTAAAATAA
- a CDS encoding cupin domain-containing protein produces the protein MKKKYTLQDSPFVVPTTDGKVIEEHFGLATNKDSQISIARMIAPAGWSEPFQTPEFDEYTYIIKGKKQFIIEDEVVILEAGQSIKINKNTRVQYSNPFTIACEYIAICFPAFSMDLVNRED, from the coding sequence ATGAAAAAGAAATACACCCTACAAGATTCTCCATTTGTTGTTCCTACAACAGACGGAAAAGTAATAGAAGAACACTTTGGTTTAGCGACCAACAAGGACTCTCAAATAAGCATAGCTCGTATGATTGCTCCTGCTGGCTGGAGTGAACCTTTTCAAACCCCAGAGTTTGACGAGTATACCTATATAATTAAAGGCAAAAAACAATTTATTATTGAAGATGAAGTTGTAATTTTGGAAGCTGGACAATCTATTAAAATAAATAAGAATACGCGTGTGCAGTATTCTAATCCATTTACAATTGCTTGCGAATATATAGCTATTTGCTTTCCTGCATTTTCTATGGATTTAGTAAACAGAGAAGATTAA
- a CDS encoding alpha/beta hydrolase has translation MNFLSKTIGFFINLISYISPKLAGKLALSLFSTPFRGKKFNEKESDFLDTAFKEELQHEDLNIMTYRWLGKNKTILLAHGWESNATRWQPLVESLKTQNYNIIALDAPAHGRSGSKKFNAILYSEFINIVSKKFNPDIIIGHSVGGMATVFYQHKYQNTELEKLVLLGAPSNFTGVFNRYVEMMGYNKKVDKQMNEIVLEKYGHLPAYFSAADFTKNIDTSALLIHDERDRIIPYQDAKSFEQNYANAQLITTQGFGHSLNNETIIEYINKYITN, from the coding sequence ATGAATTTTTTATCAAAAACAATAGGATTTTTTATTAACTTAATAAGTTATATTTCACCAAAACTAGCTGGGAAATTAGCACTTTCTTTATTCTCAACGCCTTTTAGAGGAAAGAAATTTAATGAAAAAGAATCCGACTTTTTAGACACTGCGTTTAAAGAAGAATTACAACACGAAGACTTAAATATCATGACCTATAGATGGCTTGGTAAAAACAAAACCATATTACTTGCACATGGTTGGGAAAGCAATGCTACAAGATGGCAACCTTTAGTTGAAAGTTTAAAAACTCAAAACTATAACATTATTGCACTAGATGCTCCAGCACATGGCCGTTCTGGAAGTAAAAAATTCAACGCTATTCTATATTCCGAATTTATAAATATCGTTTCTAAAAAATTTAATCCAGATATCATTATTGGACATTCTGTTGGTGGTATGGCAACTGTATTTTATCAGCATAAATACCAAAATACAGAACTAGAAAAACTAGTTTTATTAGGAGCTCCTTCCAACTTTACAGGTGTTTTTAATCGTTATGTAGAAATGATGGGATACAATAAAAAAGTTGACAAACAAATGAATGAAATCGTTCTAGAAAAATACGGTCACTTACCGGCTTATTTTTCTGCCGCAGATTTCACTAAAAATATTGATACCTCAGCACTTTTAATACATGATGAACGCGATAGAATTATCCCGTATCAAGACGCTAAGAGTTTTGAACAAAATTATGCAAATGCACAATTAATAACTACGCAAGGTTTCGGACATTCATTAAACAATGAAACCATAATAGAGTATATTAATAAGTACATTACAAATTAA
- a CDS encoding pseudouridine synthase gives MEENLKRINKYLSEVGYCSRREADRLIEAGRVTINGVVPEMGTKIAPDDEVQVDGKAIVNTKDSFTYLAFNKPVGIVCTTDTRVEKDNIIDFIKFPKRIFPIGRLDKPSEGLIFLTDDGDIVNKILRASNNHDKEYIVTVDKAISQTFIERMSNGIYLEELDRTTKSCIVEKLGTYKFKIILTQGLNRQIRRMCEYLNYEVNSLKRVRIMNIELDVPVGEYREFTTEELEDLNALLESSTKTYLENNG, from the coding sequence ATGGAAGAGAATCTTAAACGTATAAATAAATATTTAAGCGAAGTTGGTTATTGCTCACGTAGAGAAGCAGACAGACTTATTGAAGCTGGAAGAGTAACTATTAATGGTGTTGTACCAGAAATGGGAACTAAAATAGCTCCAGATGACGAAGTGCAGGTAGACGGAAAAGCCATTGTAAACACCAAAGATTCTTTTACATATTTAGCATTTAATAAACCTGTTGGTATTGTTTGTACTACAGATACTAGAGTAGAAAAAGACAATATTATAGATTTTATAAAGTTCCCAAAACGTATATTCCCAATTGGTAGATTAGATAAACCAAGTGAAGGTTTAATCTTTCTTACAGATGATGGAGATATTGTAAATAAAATACTTCGCGCAAGCAATAATCACGATAAAGAATACATTGTAACGGTAGACAAAGCTATTTCACAAACATTTATTGAAAGAATGTCTAATGGTATTTACTTAGAAGAATTAGACAGAACTACTAAATCTTGTATTGTTGAAAAACTAGGAACTTACAAGTTTAAAATTATTTTAACACAAGGATTAAATAGACAAATCCGTAGAATGTGTGAATATCTAAACTACGAAGTAAATAGTTTAAAACGTGTTCGTATTATGAATATCGAACTAGATGTTCCTGTTGGCGAGTACAGAGAATTTACAACGGAAGAATTAGAAGATCTAAATGCCCTTTTAGAAAGTTCTACGAAAACCTATCTAGAAAACAATGGCTAA
- a CDS encoding VOC family protein, with the protein MAKLSPFHIAIPVHNLEACRTFYKDVLNCEEGRSSDHWVDFNFFGHQLVIHYKAQSTEKAPTNAVDGKAVPIPHYGVVLDWDVFHAFAEDLKQKNIHFIIEPYIRFEGLVGEQATMFFNDPSGNALEFKAFKDINQLFAK; encoded by the coding sequence ATGGCTAAACTTTCTCCTTTTCACATTGCAATTCCGGTGCACAACTTAGAAGCGTGCAGAACATTTTACAAAGATGTTTTAAATTGCGAAGAAGGCAGAAGTAGCGATCATTGGGTAGATTTTAATTTCTTTGGTCACCAATTGGTTATCCATTACAAAGCACAATCTACTGAAAAAGCACCAACCAATGCTGTAGACGGAAAAGCAGTTCCTATACCGCATTATGGCGTGGTTTTAGATTGGGATGTTTTTCACGCTTTCGCGGAAGACTTAAAACAAAAAAACATACATTTTATTATTGAACCATATATTCGTTTTGAAGGCTTAGTAGGCGAACAAGCCACTATGTTTTTTAATGATCCTTCTGGTAATGCTTTAGAGTTTAAAGCTTTTAAAGATATAAATCAGCTGTTTGCGAAGTAA